Proteins encoded within one genomic window of Formosa agariphila KMM 3901:
- a CDS encoding ABC-F family ATP-binding cassette domain-containing protein has product MLNIHNLSISFQGEYLFEEITFKLGQGDRVGLIGKNGAGKSTMLKILSKDLEPDSGQISADKDLKIGFLRQDIDFVLGRTVLEEAYQAFTEIKELEAKMEYINEQFVSRTDYESEAYHQLMVDLNDLQHQYEIIGGYNYQGNTERILQGLGFQREDFDKLTDTFSGGWRMRIELAKLLLQNNDILLLDEPTNHLDIESIIWLEGFLKNYPGAVAIVSHDKMFLDNVTNRTIEISLGRIYDYPKAYSQFLVLRQEIRDQQIASQKNQQKQIEQTEKLIEKFRAKASKATMAQSLIKKLDKIDRIEVDEDDNSVMTLNFPVSVTPGKVVVEANDIVKEYGDKKVLQGVSLHIERDSKTAFVGQNGQGKSTLAKIIVGELEHEGHLKLGHNVQIGYFAQNQAEYLDGNKTVLDTMIDAANEKNRSKVRDILGSFLFRGEEADKYVRVLSGGERNRLALAKLMLQPFNVLVMDEPTNHLDIKSKNVLKDALKRFEGTLLLVSHDRDFLQNLTDKVVEFKDHKLKEYLGDVDFYLEERNVQNLREVEKRNVVKEQPKEKKTASYEDQKKLKSLNNKLSKIESQINELERDVKKSDLELANNYDEVSAKPDFFDIYNKKKKKLTALMSSWEDVQMEIEEFES; this is encoded by the coding sequence ATGCTTAACATTCATAATTTATCTATTTCATTTCAGGGTGAATATTTATTCGAAGAGATAACCTTTAAACTTGGTCAAGGAGACCGCGTAGGTTTAATTGGTAAAAATGGTGCCGGAAAATCTACCATGCTGAAAATTTTATCTAAAGATTTAGAACCAGATTCTGGTCAGATTTCTGCCGATAAAGATTTAAAAATAGGATTTTTAAGACAGGACATAGATTTTGTTTTAGGGCGAACCGTTTTAGAAGAAGCTTATCAGGCCTTTACAGAAATAAAGGAATTGGAAGCCAAAATGGAATATATAAACGAACAGTTTGTAAGCCGTACCGATTACGAGAGTGAAGCCTATCACCAATTAATGGTAGATTTAAACGATTTACAACACCAATACGAAATTATTGGAGGTTATAATTACCAAGGAAATACAGAACGTATATTACAAGGTTTAGGGTTTCAGCGTGAAGATTTCGATAAACTTACAGATACATTTTCTGGAGGTTGGAGAATGCGTATAGAACTCGCAAAATTACTACTTCAAAATAACGATATTTTATTACTCGATGAGCCTACAAACCACTTAGATATTGAATCTATTATCTGGTTAGAAGGATTCTTAAAAAATTATCCAGGAGCAGTCGCTATAGTATCACACGATAAGATGTTTTTAGATAACGTTACCAATAGAACCATAGAAATTTCATTAGGTCGTATTTACGATTACCCGAAAGCCTATTCTCAATTCTTAGTGTTAAGACAGGAAATTAGAGACCAGCAAATCGCATCTCAGAAAAATCAGCAAAAGCAAATCGAGCAAACCGAAAAGCTTATTGAGAAATTCCGTGCCAAAGCATCTAAAGCAACCATGGCACAATCGCTAATTAAAAAATTAGATAAGATTGATCGTATTGAAGTCGATGAAGATGATAACAGCGTCATGACCTTAAACTTCCCTGTTTCGGTGACACCTGGAAAAGTGGTTGTAGAGGCTAACGATATTGTTAAAGAATATGGCGATAAGAAAGTGCTTCAAGGTGTTAGTTTACATATTGAACGCGATAGTAAGACCGCTTTTGTTGGACAAAACGGACAAGGGAAATCGACACTTGCTAAAATTATAGTAGGTGAGTTAGAACACGAAGGCCACTTAAAACTAGGCCACAATGTACAAATCGGGTATTTCGCACAAAATCAAGCAGAATATTTAGATGGTAATAAAACTGTTCTAGATACCATGATTGATGCTGCTAATGAAAAGAACAGAAGTAAAGTTCGTGATATTTTAGGATCTTTTTTATTTAGAGGAGAAGAAGCCGATAAGTACGTACGAGTATTATCTGGAGGGGAAAGAAACCGTTTAGCATTAGCTAAGTTAATGTTGCAGCCTTTTAATGTCTTGGTAATGGATGAGCCTACCAACCACTTAGATATTAAATCTAAAAACGTGCTTAAAGACGCTTTAAAGCGTTTTGAAGGGACTTTACTTTTAGTCTCTCACGATCGTGATTTTCTTCAGAATTTAACAGATAAAGTAGTCGAGTTTAAAGACCATAAATTAAAGGAGTATTTAGGTGATGTCGATTTCTATTTAGAGGAGCGTAATGTTCAGAATCTAAGAGAAGTTGAAAAACGAAATGTAGTAAAAGAACAGCCAAAAGAAAAGAAAACAGCAAGCTACGAAGATCAGAAAAAACTTAAATCTTTAAATAATAAGTTGAGTAAGATTGAATCTCAAATCAATGAGTTGGAGCGTGATGTGAAAAAATCCGATTTAGAATTGGCTAATAATTATGATGAAGTTTCTGCAAAACCAGACTTTTTCGACATATATAATAAGAAGAAAAAGAAGTTAACCGCACTAATGTCATCATGGGAAGATGTGCAAATGGAAATCGAGGAATTTGAGTCTTAA
- a CDS encoding leucine-rich repeat domain-containing protein, with product MKAILLSVMCLLAPLFASASIPLNEKKALVNLYYATDGEHWNIPWDLNSPVEHWHGVTISDDHVVALNLPSNNLKGELPASISELRYLKVLNLASNRLGGTIPRSIGTLRDLTSLELFLNEFVGFLPVEIGNLDQLEFLSLYHNKFKGNIPSTFVNLTKLEILQLGRNRFSGYFPKQLCNLKNLEHLSLHDNEFEGDLPVELGELSNLEELIITNNKFTGYLPTSIGDLNKLNIFMVNKNNFNKEYYSFQDHMPKGYLSLETEPATVITDHN from the coding sequence ATGAAAGCAATTTTACTCTCAGTAATGTGCTTACTTGCTCCCCTTTTTGCCTCAGCGAGTATCCCATTAAACGAAAAAAAAGCACTTGTTAATTTATATTATGCCACCGATGGCGAACATTGGAATATTCCTTGGGATTTAAACAGCCCTGTAGAACACTGGCATGGTGTAACCATTAGTGATGACCATGTGGTAGCACTTAATCTCCCTAGCAATAATTTAAAAGGGGAATTGCCTGCAAGTATTAGTGAATTAAGATATTTAAAAGTACTCAATTTAGCATCAAATAGATTGGGTGGAACAATACCAAGGTCTATTGGTACTTTAAGAGATTTAACAAGTTTAGAGTTATTTTTAAATGAGTTTGTAGGATTTTTACCTGTTGAAATAGGAAACCTTGACCAACTTGAGTTTTTAAGTTTATATCACAATAAATTTAAAGGGAATATACCATCTACGTTTGTCAATTTAACTAAACTAGAAATCCTACAATTAGGAAGAAATCGTTTTTCAGGATACTTTCCAAAGCAATTATGTAACCTTAAAAACTTAGAACATTTAAGTTTACATGATAATGAGTTTGAAGGTGATTTACCTGTAGAATTAGGCGAATTAAGCAACTTAGAAGAACTTATTATTACTAATAATAAATTTACTGGATATTTGCCAACTAGTATAGGAGACTTAAACAAGCTTAATATTTTTATGGTAAATAAAAATAACTTTAACAAAGAGTATTACAGTTTCCAAGATCATATGCCTAAAGGCTATTTATCTTTAGAAACAGAACCTGCTACAGTTATTACCGATCACAATTAA
- a CDS encoding CPXCG motif-containing cysteine-rich protein, translated as MYEHFFTCPHCWETISMLLDTGVAKQKYIEDCEVCCNPLEIYTVFLEGELSDFQVNII; from the coding sequence ATGTACGAACACTTTTTTACATGTCCGCATTGTTGGGAAACCATATCTATGTTATTAGATACAGGAGTTGCTAAGCAAAAATATATTGAAGATTGTGAAGTCTGTTGTAATCCTTTAGAGATTTATACCGTTTTTTTAGAAGGTGAACTATCAGATTTTCAAGTGAATATAATTTGA